In one Neobacillus sp. WH10 genomic region, the following are encoded:
- the cls gene encoding cardiolipin synthase, translating to MKFVLILSGLVLLIIIWLVIDFRLGRRKHLLAAGNTETAILHGNFEIFTHGKELFHNYFTDIYQAERHIHVLFYIVKDDAVSQEFFSILKEKAREGVEVRVLLDRIGSWKITKATVAVLREAGIQFAFSNRIKLPFLYYSSQVRNHRKISIIDGEIGYLGGFNIGKEYIDEDPKLSPWRDYHLKITGESVNFLQSEFLIDWNEYSGEDLQDYPDYFPELPKGAVRHQYIPTEAGQLEENFIRLIRKAEQSIIIGSPYFIPSTKIFAELLESRRRGVSITVMVPFTADHLLVQEASFRYLRRLLEAGALVYQYKNGFYHAKTIVIDDKICDIGTANFDKRSLFLNKEINCLLYDPAFIERLKAVITNDILDSEPLTLAVLNKPNLLRSVKERIAAALSYFL from the coding sequence ATGAAATTTGTACTCATTTTAAGCGGACTTGTCCTTCTCATCATTATTTGGCTCGTCATTGATTTTAGATTAGGGCGCCGGAAGCATCTTTTGGCTGCGGGCAACACGGAAACCGCCATCCTCCACGGCAATTTTGAGATTTTTACGCACGGAAAGGAATTGTTCCACAATTATTTTACTGATATTTACCAGGCAGAAAGGCATATCCATGTCCTCTTTTACATTGTTAAAGATGATGCGGTCAGCCAGGAATTTTTTTCGATTTTAAAAGAAAAGGCACGTGAAGGTGTGGAAGTCCGGGTGTTGCTTGACCGGATCGGCAGCTGGAAGATTACCAAGGCGACGGTTGCGGTATTAAGGGAAGCGGGTATCCAATTTGCTTTTAGTAATCGGATTAAGCTTCCTTTTCTCTATTATTCATCGCAGGTACGAAATCACCGGAAGATCTCAATTATTGATGGGGAAATTGGCTATCTCGGCGGCTTTAATATTGGAAAAGAATACATTGATGAAGACCCGAAGCTTAGCCCGTGGCGTGACTATCATTTAAAGATTACCGGTGAGAGCGTGAATTTTTTGCAAAGTGAGTTTTTAATTGATTGGAACGAGTATTCCGGGGAGGATCTCCAGGATTATCCGGATTATTTCCCTGAATTGCCTAAGGGTGCTGTCCGCCACCAATATATTCCGACAGAGGCGGGTCAGCTTGAAGAAAATTTTATCAGGCTTATCCGAAAAGCAGAGCAGTCGATAATAATTGGCTCCCCTTACTTTATTCCAAGCACCAAGATTTTTGCTGAACTGCTGGAATCGCGGCGGCGAGGCGTCAGCATTACGGTGATGGTCCCTTTTACGGCGGATCACCTTCTTGTACAAGAGGCTTCGTTTCGCTATTTACGGCGACTTCTTGAGGCAGGTGCTTTGGTTTATCAATATAAAAATGGTTTTTATCATGCCAAAACGATTGTGATTGATGACAAAATCTGCGATATTGGTACCGCCAATTTTGATAAACGGAGCTTATTTTTAAACAAAGAAATCAATTGCTTACTCTATGATCCTGCCTTTATCGAGCGCTTAAAGGCCGTTATTACAAATGACATTCTCGACTCAGAGCCATTAACTCTGGCAGTACTGAATAAACCGAACCTGCTTAGGAGTGTGAAAGAACGCATCGCCGCTGCCCTTTCATACTTCCTATAA
- a CDS encoding H-type small acid-soluble spore protein, which yields MNVGRAKEILESAEMINVTYDGTPVIIQHVDETAKIARIYSRTDPDHERDVPVLNLIEE from the coding sequence ATGAATGTAGGAAGAGCAAAAGAAATTCTCGAATCTGCTGAGATGATTAATGTGACCTATGATGGCACCCCTGTGATCATCCAACATGTGGATGAAACGGCAAAAATAGCACGGATTTATTCCAGAACCGACCCGGACCATGAGCGCGACGTTCCTGTACTAAACTTAATCGAAGAGTAG
- the argS gene encoding arginine--tRNA ligase, giving the protein MNIVEQVQSKIKEEIRAAVLKAGLATEEQIPDVILETPKEKAHGDYSTNMAMQLARVAKKAPRMIAESLMENFDRSQASIEKIELAGPGFINFYMNNDYLTDLIPTILEAEDKYGSTTVGGGQKIQIEFVSANPTGDLHLGHARGAAVGDSLCNILDKAGYDVSREYYINDAGNQINNLALSVEARYFQALGMEKDMPEDGYHGADIVGIGKALAEEFGDKYVEVPDAERFEFFREYGLKYEMEKLKRDLEDFRVGFDVWYSETSLYKNGKIDEALEALRKSGYVYDEDGATWLRSTHFGDDKDRVLIKQDGSYTYLTPDIAYHKDKLARGFEKLINIWGADHHGYIPRMKAAIQALGFDREALEVEIIQLVHLYKNGEKMKMSKRTGKAVTMRDLVDEVGLDATRYFFAMRSSDTHMDFDLDLAVSESNENPVYYAQYAHARICSILRAGEEQGVTVAADADFSLVASSEKEIDLLKKLGEFPSAVGEAAVKRVPHRITNYIFELASTFHSFYNAEKVLDSEQPERTKARLGLVKTVQITLKNALALIGVSAPEKM; this is encoded by the coding sequence ATGAATATAGTTGAACAGGTTCAAAGTAAAATAAAAGAAGAAATTCGTGCGGCGGTGCTGAAGGCGGGGCTTGCAACTGAAGAACAGATTCCCGATGTGATCTTAGAGACTCCGAAAGAAAAAGCACACGGTGATTATTCGACGAATATGGCAATGCAGCTAGCAAGGGTGGCGAAAAAGGCACCGCGGATGATTGCTGAAAGCTTGATGGAAAATTTCGACCGTTCGCAGGCTTCGATTGAAAAAATTGAGTTGGCAGGACCGGGATTTATTAATTTTTATATGAATAATGATTATTTAACCGACTTGATTCCGACCATTCTTGAAGCGGAGGACAAGTACGGCTCGACTACCGTGGGCGGAGGCCAGAAAATCCAGATCGAGTTTGTCTCGGCTAATCCAACGGGGGACTTGCACCTTGGACATGCCCGTGGTGCTGCTGTCGGCGATTCGCTGTGTAATATTTTAGACAAGGCTGGCTATGACGTTTCAAGAGAATATTATATTAATGATGCCGGTAATCAGATTAATAATCTGGCATTGTCTGTTGAGGCTCGTTATTTTCAAGCGCTTGGCATGGAAAAGGATATGCCGGAGGACGGCTATCATGGTGCTGATATTGTCGGCATCGGGAAGGCGCTGGCGGAAGAGTTTGGCGATAAGTATGTTGAGGTCCCAGACGCTGAGCGATTTGAATTTTTCCGTGAGTATGGTTTGAAATACGAAATGGAAAAGTTGAAGCGTGATTTAGAGGATTTCCGCGTGGGCTTTGATGTCTGGTACTCGGAAACCTCACTTTACAAAAATGGAAAAATTGATGAGGCTTTGGAGGCGCTTCGTAAGAGCGGCTATGTGTATGACGAAGACGGGGCGACCTGGCTGCGTTCGACTCATTTTGGTGACGATAAGGACCGCGTTTTGATTAAGCAAGATGGCTCTTATACGTATTTGACACCGGATATCGCTTACCACAAGGACAAACTTGCGCGGGGTTTTGAAAAGTTGATTAATATTTGGGGGGCTGATCACCATGGCTATATCCCAAGGATGAAGGCAGCGATTCAGGCGCTAGGGTTTGACCGCGAGGCGCTTGAGGTAGAAATTATCCAGCTTGTCCATCTTTATAAAAACGGCGAGAAGATGAAGATGAGTAAGCGGACCGGAAAGGCTGTGACGATGAGGGATTTGGTTGATGAGGTCGGCCTTGATGCGACCCGTTATTTCTTTGCGATGCGCAGCTCGGATACCCACATGGACTTTGATTTGGATTTGGCAGTGTCGGAGTCGAATGAAAATCCGGTTTATTACGCGCAGTATGCCCATGCTCGAATTTGCAGTATTTTGCGTGCGGGCGAAGAACAGGGTGTGACGGTTGCTGCCGATGCTGATTTTTCATTAGTGGCATCGTCGGAAAAGGAAATTGACTTATTGAAAAAATTGGGTGAGTTCCCGTCCGCCGTTGGCGAGGCCGCAGTGAAGCGTGTACCGCACCGGATTACAAACTATATTTTCGAGTTAGCGTCGACATTCCACAGCTTTTACAATGCGGAAAAGGTGCTCGACAGCGAGCAGCCTGAACGGACGAAGGCACGTCTTGGGTTAGTGAAGACAGTGCAAATCACGTTAAAGAATGCTTTAGCGTTGATTGGCGTTTCGGCTCCGGAAAAAATGTAA